The DNA window ATCCGAAATACATTAATCTTAAAATTATTCGACTACGCTCAATATGTCAGTTGAGAGTCTTTTTAGAATTCTAATTCTAAATACAGAGAACTTTGTGTATTCTCTTCTGTGACATCTTCACCTTTAAGCACATCATCATTAGTGTTCATTAATTTTAAATTAAGAACCCAATAGCCAGTCATTGTTAAAGATAAATTTCCATGATACATATCATCAGACATACTATATGACAAATCTGTATTATTTGGCGAGCTATGATTTCCCATTCCAGGCATTCTAGGATCTAATGCGATTGAAAAATTTTCAACAACAGGAAATGACATCATGCTCTCCATTTTGTAAACACCAACCATTAAATCATTAATTCCAATAATTGGATTGTTAGGTTTAATCATTGAAATGATATAACGATTATCATCACTTCCCATAAAACTAGTGACGTTTTGATTGTCATTTTGCCAAACAGAAATCGCATCGCTTGCAGTATAATCTACACCATCAATTGTGTAATTTACTGTTATAGACCAACCAGAGCCATCTGTATTTGTCATTTGATATATGATATAACCTTCAAAAACAGTATTCTTTCCTGAAGCCTTAGCGATAGTAGATCTTGGACATGAATGCTCCATCATAGGCATTTGCATCATTGGCATCCATGAGAATGATGCATCTTCTATGTATGAATCTGTTGCATTATCCTTTAACCTCATACTAACAGCATTATAGCCTGTATAAAAATCACCTTCCTTGTTAAATAATTCAACTGTATGCGTTGCGTTCGTGATGTCTTGAATTTTAAAAAGACCTTCAACTTCGTTAGTGATTTTTGGTTCGTCATTGTCATCGTCATTTGAACATGACGTGGTCAGTACAGATAAAAACAATACTGATAAAAACATATATTTAAGTGAATTCATAATGTTAGATTTAATATTAAAATAGAATATAAAACTCCGTGCTCACTTGTATATTAAAGTAAGAACTGAAGTAAAATCAATATGATTTTATAATTTTAAAAAACTAACAAAAGTTTGGTGGAGGTGTATCTATTTCGAGATACATTTTTATTATTTTGGGAGTAGAAATTATCAATTCTTGAAGCCTTGATTGAAATTCTTGATTAGATGGAACAATTTGATTTATATCTGATATAAAGAACGCATCTAAAACGAGTGGTTTATTTTCCTGAAATGGTGTTTCAGTGTTTGAATTGGCATTACTTTCAGTTAACTCTTTACGCAATTGACATTTACCATTACAGCCTTTTTGTGCTTCTTTTTGAATACATAACGTCTTTGCTATAAATTCTTGATTTATTAAAAAGTCACCAATAATAGCCAGTGTATTTATATTATGTGAAAATAATATAAATACCAAAACGAATGCGGTTATTCTATTGATTACTGTTGGTATCATATAACAAATCTAAGCCATTGCTATTTTATAAAAGCTGACTACTATCATACTTCAAAAAACTTAAAATAGGCATTAATAAGTTGTTCTAAATTATAAAAAGCGGATTTAATTTTTTGATCATCATCTTCCTCTCTTAACACAGAAATTTCATCAAGCATAGGAATTAAAACGATATGCAATTGATCATGTGACTCACCTTTCATACTACAATGTTTGATGATATAACCTGTTTGTTGAGCAAGGTTTTCCCCTAAGGTTTTATAATCAGTACTATTGTCAGCTTTAAATGCTGAAATAATAGAATTCATTTTGGTTAGGCCTTTGTGTGTTTCCACATTAGCAATCCACTTTTTGTTAGCATTCAATTTCAATGGTAGGGAATCTACAATTGAAATGGTTTCAATATCAGGATTATAACCTGAATCACCTTTTTTTGTATCACTTTTACAGCCAATAATAAAAATTAGTGAGCATGTAATTATAAAAAATCTAATCATAATTCAAAGGTATTAATTAATTCTAAAAATCTTTCTTACGAGATTTAAAAATAATTCGAAATACAGGTAAAACAACCCAAACTGTCAACATAACAAATGATACTATAAGTCCGAAACTAGTTCCGAAAAATTGTTTAAAAACTGCTCCTGTATATCCTAATAAAGCTGAAATATCTAATTTTAAAAGAATTAGAGTTCTTGATAAATCTATAGGATTTAGCATGGTTCCAACTAATGATAATTTATCTAAGGGGTAATCTTCAAACATAATTAAAGTCATTAAAAACAAGCCATCATAAATAATAGCTAAAAACAGCCATAACAGAATTGCATAACCAAATCCTTTAATTTTATTTTCATTTGACAGCGCAATATTAAACGCCAAAGCCGTAAAGATTAGCGTTAAAAATGTTCCTGTAATTAACAGTAAAGAAAAATCCCAAATGGCACTACTTTCAAATAAGCCATAGAAAACAAAAGGAATTCCAAGTCCGAGAATCAAACTAATAGAAAGTGATAATGCTACACCTAAATATTGTCCAAGAAATATGGAAGATCGTTTTAAAGGTTGTGCAAGGAGGAGTTCGGTAAATTCTTTAGAATTATAATAATACATGACGCCAAAAATGGTTCCAATTAAAGGTACTAAAACGATAATTACATTCATTAAAGTGATGACCGCTTTTGATAAATCATTATTTAAAAACAAGAGTACAACTCCGAGTAATAAATAGAATGCAAAATAGACGTAACTCCAACGGCTACGCATTAAATCGAAAAAACTATATTTTAATATTTTAAGCATGATTGTTTTTATGGTTTATTTACCTCTCGACTGTACTCGAAGTGACATTTTATTAATTATTTGTCAGGTCGAGTACAGTCGAGACCTAACTATTATTATTGGTTAATATAGACGCAATAGCATGTTCAAAATCTGGTTGATTGGTCTTGGTTTTTAATTCTGAAATTGAGCCTTTAAAGTAGATTTTGCCTTCAAGCAAAAAGACAATTTCATCTGAAACCTCTTCTACA is part of the Psychroserpens ponticola genome and encodes:
- a CDS encoding ABC transporter permease — its product is MLKILKYSFFDLMRSRWSYVYFAFYLLLGVVLLFLNNDLSKAVITLMNVIIVLVPLIGTIFGVMYYYNSKEFTELLLAQPLKRSSIFLGQYLGVALSLSISLILGLGIPFVFYGLFESSAIWDFSLLLITGTFLTLIFTALAFNIALSNENKIKGFGYAILLWLFLAIIYDGLFLMTLIMFEDYPLDKLSLVGTMLNPIDLSRTLILLKLDISALLGYTGAVFKQFFGTSFGLIVSFVMLTVWVVLPVFRIIFKSRKKDF